A genomic region of Gossypium hirsutum isolate 1008001.06 chromosome D01, Gossypium_hirsutum_v2.1, whole genome shotgun sequence contains the following coding sequences:
- the LOC107921519 gene encoding agamous-like MADS-box protein AGL66 → MVKKTLGRQKIEMVKIKDESNLQVTFSKRRSGLFKKASELCTLCGVEIAIIVFSPGNKVFSFGHPDVENILNRYVHNTKDTSPTWQLIEAHRNAIILRLNAQLTEMMSQIEAQKKRGEELDKMRKASQEQNWWESPIEELSLPQLQFLRSAMAELKKIVQREAEQLIIQNTNCQQLFPGSSSQGTNTNSKQFFIGSSSQEMDTNRQQFFPGSSSQGMDTNPQQFFTGSSSQGMDTNPQQFFTGSSSQGMNTNPRHPPQFFSPPQHPPQFFTRSSSQGMDTNPFTRSSIQGMDTNPQLFNEKSSQGMETNPQHPPQFFTGSSIQGMDTNPQQFFTRSSSQGMDTNPQHLPQFFTGSSIQGMDTNPQQFFTRSSIQGMDTNPRQLFPEKSSQGMDTNPQQFFTGSSIQEMDRNPSLFFIGSSSQGGTPNYETMNNNMALNANRMGGEYIDPNMIAPTPNYNPNPPAEGHIYPNPEGSDILAPTSPGFGSGLF, encoded by the exons ATGGTGAAGAAAACCTTAGGCCGCCAAAAGATTGAGATGgtgaaaataaaagatgagagCAATCTCCAAGTAACCTTCTCAAAACGTCGGTCTGGTCTTTTCAAAAAGGCTAGTGAACTTTGTACTCTTTGTGGTGTTGAAATCGCCATTATAGTATTTTCACCTGGCAATAAGGTCTTCTCTTTTGGCCACCCTGATGTTGAAAACATTCTCAACCGTTATGTCCACAACACAAAGGATACTTCTCCAACTTGGCAGCTCATTGAGGCTCATCGTAATGCTATTATCCTTCGGCTCAACGCGCAGCTTACTGAG ATGATGAGCCAAATAGAAGCCCAAAAAAAGCGTGGCGAAGAGCTTGACAAAATGAGGAAAGCAAGCCAAGAGCAAAACTGGTGGGAGTCCCCCATTGAAGAACTTAGCCTCCCACAACTCCAGTTTCTGAGATCAGCCATGGCAGAGTTGAAAAAGATCGTGCAAAGGGAAGCTGAGCAACTTATCATTCAGAATACAAATTGCCAGCAGCTTTTCCCTGGGAGTTCAAGCCAAGGAACGAACACAAATTCAAAACAGTTTTTCATTGGGAGTTCAAGTCAAGAAATGGATACAAATCGACAACAATTTTTTCCTGGGAGTTCAAGTCAAGGAATGGATACAAATCCACAACAGTTTTTCACTGGAAGTTCAAGCCAAGGAATGGATACAAATCCACAACAGTTTTTCACTGGGAGTTCAAGCCAAGGGATGAATACAAATCCACGACATCCACCTCAGTTCTTCTCTCCCCCACAACATCCACCACAGTTCTTCACTAGGAGTTCAAGCCAAGGGATGGATACAAATCCGTTCACTAGGAGTTCAATCCAAGGGATGGATACAAATCCACAACTTTTCAATGAGAAGTCAAGCCAAGGAATGGAGACAAATCCACAACATCCACCACAGTTCTTCACTGGGAGTTCAATCCAAGGGATGGATACAAATCCACAACAATTTTTCACTAGGAGTTCAAGCCAAGGAATGGATACAAATCCACAACATCTACCACAGTTCTTCACTGGGAGTTCAATCCAAGGGATGGATACAAATCCACAACAGTTTTTCACTAGGAGTTCAATCCAAGGGATGGATACAAATCCACGACAGCTTTTCCCTGAGAAGTCAAGCCAAGGAATGGATACAAATCCGCAACAGTTTTTCACTGGAAGCTCAATCCAAGAGATGGATAGAAATCCATCATTGTTTTTCATTGGGAGTTCAAGCCAAGGAGGGACTCCTAATTATGAGACAATGAACAACAATATGGCATTGAATGCAAATAGGATGGGTGGGGAATACATTGATCCGAATATGATAGCTCCAACTCCAAATTACAATCCTAATCCTCCTGCTGAAGGACACATCTATCCCAACCCTGAGGGATCCGATATTCTTGCTCCAACTTCTCCTGGATTTGGTAGTGGGCTTTTCTAG